The following coding sequences lie in one Candidatus Diapherotrites archaeon genomic window:
- a CDS encoding PCYCGC motif-containing (lipo)protein, which produces MKISKIVLMGIILFFAFLMLMIFSSKNTSVSGYLPAFAAKNQKIQEAYTFAKNSGEKLDGVPCFCGCMQHMHNGRIHSRGLLDCFMEEDNKTFEDHASNCDMCINDALEVKTLSAQGLSKDAIKQKISSKYIN; this is translated from the coding sequence ATGAAAATAAGTAAAATTGTATTGATGGGAATTATTTTATTTTTTGCTTTTCTAATGTTAATGATTTTTTCCTCAAAAAATACTTCAGTTTCAGGTTATCTTCCTGCTTTTGCCGCAAAGAACCAAAAAATACAGGAAGCATACACCTTTGCAAAGAATTCAGGAGAAAAACTTGATGGAGTGCCATGCTTCTGCGGCTGCATGCAGCACATGCACAACGGAAGGATTCACAGCAGAGGCCTCCTGGACTGTTTTATGGAGGAAGACAATAAAACCTTTGAAGACCATGCTTCAAACTGCGATATGTGCATTAATGATGCGCTTGAAGTGAAAACCCTTTCAGCCCAAGGCTTAAGCAAGGATGCCATAAAACAGAAGATTTCTTCAAAATATATAAATTAG
- a CDS encoding MarR family transcriptional regulator, giving the protein MRNRVVGIIIIGIALLIGFIVFSFNQAMTTIVNSTCVHGPTCPMWGTIEFQTNVGIGVMAFIIIIGLYLIFFGQEEKIITRTKIKTIKQQLEMNNITKENYEKILNGMNADEKGILEKIIEAKGTIFQSDLVEKTGLNKVKVTRVLDKLEGQGLVERKRRGMTNVVILKH; this is encoded by the coding sequence ATGAGGAACAGGGTTGTGGGAATTATAATAATTGGGATTGCATTGCTTATAGGATTCATTGTTTTTTCCTTTAATCAGGCTATGACCACCATAGTAAATTCTACCTGCGTTCACGGCCCAACATGCCCTATGTGGGGCACAATAGAATTCCAGACCAATGTTGGGATAGGGGTAATGGCTTTCATAATAATAATCGGCTTATACCTGATTTTCTTCGGGCAAGAAGAAAAAATAATCACGAGAACCAAGATCAAGACAATAAAGCAGCAGCTTGAAATGAATAACATAACCAAAGAAAATTACGAGAAGATTTTGAACGGAATGAATGCTGACGAAAAAGGCATACTTGAAAAAATAATTGAAGCCAAAGGTACAATATTCCAGTCAGACCTAGTAGAAAAAACAGGGCTCAATAAAGTAAAGGTCACAAGAGTCCTTGACAAGCTTGAAGGCCAGGGTTTAGTGGAAAGAAAAAGAAGGGGCATGACCAATGTGGTTATACTAAAACACTAA
- a CDS encoding cupredoxin family copper-binding protein, with protein MKKIIFIISLLLIAILTIGCIQQQDNQNPPPTPAPGNQGSSVSIKDFAFNPSTLTVKAGTTVSWVNEDSVIHTIKSHNFNSGNLSKGDKFEFKFNDKGTFDYVCGPHPFMKGTIIVG; from the coding sequence ATGAAAAAAATAATTTTTATAATTTCACTGCTTTTAATTGCAATTCTTACGATTGGCTGCATTCAACAGCAGGACAACCAGAATCCCCCTCCAACTCCAGCACCAGGAAACCAGGGAAGCAGTGTTTCAATCAAAGACTTTGCTTTTAATCCTTCAACCCTTACTGTTAAGGCAGGAACAACTGTTTCATGGGTTAATGAAGATTCTGTTATACACACAATTAAGTCACATAATTTTAATTCCGGAAATTTGAGTAAGGGGGATAAATTTGAATTTAAATTTAATGACAAAGGAACTTTTGATTACGTCTGTGGGCCCCATCCTTTCATGAAGGGCACAATAATTGTGGGGTAA